One window from the genome of Actinomycetes bacterium encodes:
- a CDS encoding glycoside hydrolase family 15 protein — protein sequence MSAPIEDYALIGDLHTSALVSRAGAIDWLCLPRLDSDAAFASLLGDESNGHWTVRPTEPVTSITRKYIEGTLVLETTMNTKSGSITVTDFMPIRENHPTIFRIVRGVSGTVTVGSEMALRFGYGRITPYYTDSATGVHAQAGPDAVLYVTRAKTWLADKNIHSEMTVREGETYAMQAIWYRPWDKAPLPREPFAAERVTEAWWKEWSGRATYRGPHEHAVVRSLITLKALTYLPTGGVAAAATTSLPETLGGERNWDYRYTWLRDASMTLQSLLLEGYREEAMAFRGWLLRAVAGDPQDMQIMYSLTGKRHLPEFTLDWLPGYENSAPVRVGNGAADQFQLDVYGELSDAAYMGRRIGLVSAKNPGAAWKLQLATARFVAKKWRDPDEGIWEVRGGQQHFTYSKVMAWVAVDRILKSVRDFGFDGPEDELAALADEIKTDILTHGVDPDRNCFTQAYGNKAMDASLLMIPLVGFLPPDDERIINTVHEVEKELSHDGLLLRYLTHETDDGLSGEEGTFLICSFWLVQCLAKIGERDKAEKLFDKLCSLTNDVGLLSEEYDPKAGRMLGNMPQAFSHIGLIGAAHALRPPQDGNFRLPQD from the coding sequence ATGTCCGCACCCATAGAAGACTATGCACTCATCGGCGACCTCCATACTTCGGCACTGGTGTCGCGTGCGGGTGCGATCGACTGGTTGTGCTTGCCGCGACTGGATTCCGACGCCGCATTTGCGTCACTACTAGGCGACGAGAGCAACGGGCATTGGACCGTTCGACCCACCGAACCTGTCACCAGCATCACGCGCAAGTACATCGAAGGCACTCTGGTGCTGGAAACCACCATGAACACGAAGTCTGGCTCGATCACCGTGACCGATTTCATGCCGATTCGGGAAAACCATCCGACGATCTTTCGGATCGTGCGCGGGGTATCCGGCACCGTCACTGTGGGCTCGGAGATGGCGCTGCGGTTCGGTTACGGCCGGATCACCCCCTACTACACCGACTCGGCAACTGGGGTTCACGCCCAAGCGGGACCCGACGCGGTGCTGTACGTGACTCGGGCCAAGACCTGGCTAGCAGATAAGAACATTCACAGCGAGATGACTGTGCGGGAAGGTGAAACCTATGCGATGCAGGCAATTTGGTATCGCCCCTGGGACAAGGCACCGCTGCCCCGGGAACCGTTCGCTGCGGAACGAGTGACGGAAGCCTGGTGGAAGGAATGGTCTGGTCGCGCCACCTACCGCGGCCCTCACGAGCATGCGGTGGTTCGGTCGCTGATCACGCTCAAGGCCCTGACGTATCTGCCCACTGGCGGTGTTGCCGCGGCGGCCACCACGTCGCTGCCGGAAACGCTGGGCGGAGAACGAAACTGGGACTACCGCTACACCTGGCTACGGGACGCCTCCATGACCTTGCAGTCGCTATTGCTGGAGGGCTATCGGGAAGAAGCCATGGCGTTTCGCGGTTGGTTACTGCGGGCAGTGGCTGGTGACCCCCAGGACATGCAGATCATGTACAGCCTGACCGGTAAACGTCATCTCCCGGAGTTCACCTTGGACTGGTTGCCGGGTTACGAAAACTCCGCGCCGGTACGAGTCGGCAATGGTGCTGCCGATCAGTTCCAGTTGGACGTCTATGGCGAACTCAGCGATGCGGCATATATGGGCCGACGGATCGGCTTGGTCAGTGCCAAAAACCCCGGTGCCGCCTGGAAACTGCAGTTAGCGACGGCGCGGTTTGTCGCAAAGAAGTGGCGGGATCCGGACGAAGGCATTTGGGAAGTTCGCGGCGGTCAGCAGCACTTCACCTACTCCAAGGTGATGGCCTGGGTGGCTGTTGATCGGATCTTGAAATCCGTCCGCGACTTCGGTTTCGACGGCCCCGAGGATGAACTGGCCGCGCTTGCTGACGAAATCAAAACCGACATCCTGACCCACGGGGTGGATCCGGATCGTAACTGCTTCACCCAGGCCTATGGCAACAAAGCGATGGATGCCAGCCTGCTGATGATTCCGCTGGTGGGTTTCCTGCCCCCCGACGACGAACGGATCATCAACACGGTTCACGAGGTGGAGAAGGAGCTGTCCCACGACGGCTTGTTGTTGCGGTACCTCACCCACGAAACTGATGACGGCCTATCCGGTGAAGAGGGCACTTTCCTGATCTGTTCGTTCTGGCTAGTGCAGTGTCTGGCCAAGATTGGCGAGCGCGACAAGGCGGAGAAGTTGTTCGACAAACTGTGTTCGCTGACCAATGATGTGGGTTTGCTCAGCGAGGAATACGACCCGAAAGCGGGCCGGATGCTGGGCAACATGCCACAGGCATTTTCCCACATCGGCCTGATTGGGGCTGCGCATGCGCTGCGGCCGCCGCAGGACGGGAACTTCCGGCTACCGCAGGACTGA
- a CDS encoding DUF389 domain-containing protein, with protein sequence MVESQRESSSSESKSVATAEPEPTTERPSWVFYLNPAATKGVLMMAVGVFILLTPDLSTPIVRAGVAIGLMVFGLTELWLVIRHWSDTGVNGVALGLLSLFTGLSVLLIADGVSLMLTFIGIYLLLRGAGAGLRLLLRRSASVVMDVIAAGVQFSLGVMLILLPGAVIQAIIGTAAIVLLLLGGVSLAYGLRRREDTTDVDTDTLAKIGKHWMLSVDLGADERNRIAGGLYFEPPDRAAKLGSWWVMLVLSVAIATYAILQDSTAVVIGAMLVAPLMTPILGAAGAIVNGRKSRLISSLLLVAGGVGAAILLAVVIGKWTPGTIPLEINTQITSRVSPNVIDMAIALAAGAAGAFATINNRVASGLAGVAIAVALVPPLGVVGLTLEAGAFAMAWGAFLLFLTNFVAILLSATGIFVLGGWASIQRLRSNATSIAITTGTVLAAAMVIMLPLLFTSQGVLQESANQATASRTVTDWVAENAPDLAIIQTTTSGTEVTVRLEGAEELPDSQSLADQLSEDLGIAVSVEVLLTPTQSSTYSSTTGETR encoded by the coding sequence ATGGTCGAGTCGCAGCGTGAATCGTCGTCATCTGAGAGTAAATCAGTGGCTACTGCCGAGCCTGAGCCGACGACCGAACGTCCCAGCTGGGTCTTCTATCTGAATCCGGCAGCCACTAAAGGCGTGTTGATGATGGCCGTAGGGGTCTTCATCTTGTTGACGCCCGACCTGTCCACCCCCATTGTTCGTGCGGGGGTAGCGATTGGTCTGATGGTCTTCGGCCTGACCGAGTTGTGGCTGGTGATCAGGCACTGGTCAGATACCGGCGTCAACGGGGTGGCCCTCGGGTTGTTGTCGCTATTCACGGGACTGTCGGTATTGCTGATAGCCGATGGCGTCAGTTTGATGTTGACCTTTATCGGTATCTATCTGCTGTTGCGTGGTGCCGGCGCCGGCCTGCGATTGCTGTTGCGTCGCAGTGCGTCGGTGGTGATGGATGTCATTGCAGCGGGTGTGCAGTTCTCGCTTGGCGTGATGCTGATTTTGTTGCCGGGTGCAGTGATCCAAGCCATCATCGGCACGGCGGCCATCGTCCTGCTGTTGTTGGGCGGGGTCAGTCTTGCTTATGGGCTGCGTCGTCGCGAAGACACCACCGATGTCGATACGGACACGTTGGCGAAAATCGGGAAGCACTGGATGCTTTCGGTTGACCTCGGCGCCGATGAACGAAACCGGATCGCCGGCGGACTGTATTTCGAGCCGCCGGACCGGGCTGCCAAGTTGGGATCCTGGTGGGTGATGCTTGTGCTCAGCGTTGCGATCGCGACCTATGCCATCTTGCAGGACTCGACTGCTGTGGTGATCGGCGCGATGCTCGTGGCACCGTTGATGACCCCGATTCTGGGAGCGGCCGGTGCGATCGTGAACGGTCGAAAATCGCGGCTGATCTCTTCGTTGTTGTTGGTAGCTGGTGGAGTCGGGGCTGCCATCCTGCTGGCGGTCGTTATCGGTAAGTGGACCCCAGGCACCATTCCGCTGGAGATCAATACCCAGATCACCAGTCGAGTCTCGCCGAACGTCATCGACATGGCGATTGCGCTTGCGGCAGGCGCTGCCGGTGCTTTCGCCACGATCAACAACCGAGTGGCAAGCGGTCTCGCTGGGGTGGCGATCGCGGTGGCGTTGGTACCACCGCTGGGAGTGGTGGGTTTGACGCTGGAAGCTGGCGCCTTCGCTATGGCGTGGGGTGCTTTCCTGCTATTCCTGACGAACTTCGTGGCCATCTTGTTGTCAGCGACCGGCATATTCGTCCTTGGCGGTTGGGCGTCGATCCAACGGCTACGATCCAACGCCACCAGCATCGCGATTACGACCGGTACCGTGCTAGCCGCGGCAATGGTGATCATGTTGCCGCTGCTGTTCACCTCGCAGGGCGTGCTGCAGGAGTCGGCGAATCAGGCAACAGCTTCGCGTACGGTGACTGACTGGGTCGCAGAGAACGCCCCTGACTTGGCGATCATCCAAACTACTACCAGTGGCACCGAGGTGACCGTTCGGCTGGAGGGGGCGGAAGAGCTGCCGGATTCGCAGTCGTTGGCGGATCAGTTGAGCGAGGATCTAGGGATTGCGGTCAGTGTGGAAGTCCTGCTGACCCCGACGCAAAGCTCCACCTACTCCTCAACCACCGGGGAGACACGCTAG
- the trmB gene encoding tRNA (guanosine(46)-N7)-methyltransferase TrmB, translated as MRAVTDLLPRYGVSPSGDPLTPSELFDPPLPAVVEFGSGMGDATATMAADDPATGIIAVEVHTPGVGRLLRRIDNAGLTNVRVVHGDGVLFLHERVPPGSLAGFRCFFPDPWPKKKHHKRRLIQPELLRLIVSRLARSAPVHLATDWADYGEQMIEVVTAEPDLDVVFTGAGDCPLPRPETKFEAKGKAKGHQICDIVAYRK; from the coding sequence GTGCGGGCAGTCACTGATCTGCTCCCCCGCTACGGCGTCTCACCCTCCGGGGATCCACTGACGCCAAGTGAACTCTTCGATCCGCCTCTGCCGGCCGTGGTGGAGTTTGGTTCGGGCATGGGCGATGCGACGGCAACGATGGCTGCTGACGACCCGGCGACTGGCATCATCGCCGTCGAAGTGCATACCCCGGGCGTGGGTCGGCTCCTGCGTCGCATCGATAACGCGGGTCTAACCAATGTGCGAGTTGTCCACGGTGATGGCGTGTTGTTCTTACACGAGCGGGTTCCGCCGGGGTCGCTGGCTGGTTTTCGCTGTTTCTTTCCAGATCCTTGGCCGAAGAAGAAACACCACAAGCGGCGCCTGATCCAGCCAGAACTACTGCGGCTGATCGTGTCGCGGCTGGCCCGCAGCGCTCCAGTGCACTTAGCCACCGATTGGGCCGACTACGGCGAGCAAATGATCGAGGTGGTGACAGCGGAACCGGACCTCGATGTCGTCTTCACCGGTGCTGGTGACTGCCCGCTGCCCCGGCCGGAAACAAAGTTTGAGGCAAAGGGCAAAGCCAAAGGCCACCAGATCTGCGACATCGTCGCCTACCGGAAGTAG
- the zwf gene encoding glucose-6-phosphate dehydrogenase, with translation MAAPEQPADVLVIFGISGDLAKVMTFGSLYRLEDRGLLNIPLVGVARDDWSQQDLAAHARSAITGTGVTIDDSVFQRLMDRFSYVSGDFGDPAAYRRVAEAISGKQRPAFYLEIPPSLFAMVVGHLADAGLTKDARVIVEKPFGHDLESARELNQALHAHITEDQLFRIDHFLGKMAVEDILYLRFANEILEPVWNRDHVAAIEITMAENFGVADRGSFYDPVGTLRDVVQNHLLQVLSLVTMEPPAGADATAINDRKADVFRSMPPAQSRNYVRGQYDGYLDVAGVAPDSETETYCALKLHIDNRRWHGVPIVIRAGKALPERVTEVRVVFRRPPPIGRHAASHRQDANQLVLRIDPDPGAQLRLVAKSAEGERTRPIHLDMDFASEGGAGPTPYEQLLTAAIAGDHGQFARQDAVEETWRIVQPLLDDRPPVVSYQQGSWGPKEADQLLAGVDSWHEPWLDPQ, from the coding sequence ATGGCTGCACCTGAACAACCTGCTGATGTCCTGGTGATCTTCGGTATCTCCGGCGATCTAGCCAAAGTGATGACCTTTGGTTCGCTGTATCGCCTAGAGGACCGCGGGTTGCTGAACATCCCGTTGGTGGGGGTGGCTCGCGACGACTGGAGTCAGCAGGATCTCGCAGCTCACGCTCGCAGCGCCATCACCGGGACTGGTGTCACGATCGATGACAGCGTATTTCAGCGGTTGATGGACCGGTTCAGCTACGTCAGCGGTGACTTCGGTGATCCGGCCGCCTACCGACGGGTGGCCGAGGCGATCTCGGGTAAACAGCGGCCAGCGTTTTACTTGGAGATCCCGCCGTCACTGTTTGCGATGGTGGTGGGTCATCTGGCTGATGCGGGTTTGACCAAAGACGCGCGAGTGATTGTCGAGAAGCCGTTCGGGCACGATCTGGAGTCGGCTCGTGAGTTGAACCAGGCGCTGCACGCTCACATCACTGAAGATCAGCTGTTCCGCATTGACCACTTCCTCGGCAAGATGGCGGTGGAGGACATCCTTTATCTGCGGTTCGCCAACGAAATCCTAGAGCCGGTGTGGAACCGCGATCATGTGGCAGCGATCGAGATCACCATGGCGGAAAACTTCGGTGTTGCGGACCGGGGGTCCTTCTACGACCCAGTGGGGACACTGCGCGATGTAGTGCAAAACCATCTGTTGCAGGTGTTGAGTTTGGTGACGATGGAGCCACCCGCCGGAGCGGACGCCACCGCCATCAACGACCGCAAAGCTGACGTATTTCGCAGCATGCCGCCAGCGCAGTCGCGCAACTATGTTCGCGGTCAGTACGACGGCTACCTCGACGTGGCCGGGGTTGCCCCCGACTCGGAAACCGAAACCTACTGTGCACTGAAGTTGCACATTGATAATCGGCGCTGGCACGGTGTGCCGATCGTGATTCGGGCGGGTAAGGCATTGCCGGAACGAGTCACCGAAGTGAGGGTGGTTTTCCGGCGACCACCACCGATCGGTCGGCACGCGGCCAGCCATCGCCAAGATGCCAACCAGTTGGTGTTGCGGATCGATCCCGACCCTGGTGCCCAGTTGCGACTGGTCGCCAAGTCAGCCGAAGGGGAGCGGACACGACCGATCCATCTGGATATGGATTTCGCCAGCGAGGGTGGTGCTGGGCCTACCCCGTATGAGCAGCTGCTGACCGCGGCCATCGCCGGAGACCACGGCCAGTTCGCTCGGCAAGATGCGGTCGAGGAAACCTGGCGGATCGTGCAGCCACTTTTGGATGACCGGCCACCAGTTGTCAGTTATCAGCAAGGGTCGTGGGGACCCAAGGAGGCGGACCAACTACTCGCGGGAGTGGACAGTTGGCACGAGCCGTGGCTCGATCCGCAGTAA
- a CDS encoding cupin domain-containing protein has protein sequence MTSRVLAGPATQIDSLPLPKDQLVAGAPNAGMLDFGTAGFACGLWEHSEGVSTDVEADEVFVVLSGRARIEIVGQQDLEIEPGNVVLLEAGAETTWHVTEPLRKFWVTATG, from the coding sequence ATGACAAGCCGGGTGCTGGCCGGACCAGCGACACAGATTGATTCGCTGCCGCTACCGAAAGATCAACTGGTAGCAGGGGCTCCCAATGCCGGAATGCTCGACTTTGGCACTGCTGGGTTCGCCTGCGGTTTGTGGGAACATAGTGAGGGGGTATCCACGGATGTGGAAGCAGACGAAGTTTTCGTGGTGTTGTCCGGGCGAGCCCGTATCGAAATCGTCGGCCAACAAGACTTGGAGATTGAACCAGGCAACGTCGTGTTACTGGAAGCCGGCGCTGAAACCACCTGGCACGTCACCGAGCCGCTGCGCAAGTTCTGGGTGACCGCGACCGGCTAA
- a CDS encoding matrixin family metalloprotease: protein MAATIIAVSSLAASQPAIAEPARASSNSFQYLMTQPEDSALPVRWDPCRTTTWQWKSSRKVDRKLTRKAFRKITAVNGMKFRHKKQGGADIVIRFASLPNGEAGRGGYGSRGWDGYLHVPTGGTVTYHVESKRYAKRDRLHLMMHEIGHAVGLHHTDSSRDIMKIGNYKLGTKFGPGDRAGLKALTRGGCVELPETAAHISATDTGNGTNVTWHYPGSYPELVDSVSVKVGSEKTQLSSHSGTAAVATSCSPGEQVSVQLTSPYGTTTGYGHC from the coding sequence ATGGCAGCCACGATAATTGCGGTTTCAAGCCTGGCGGCATCCCAACCAGCTATCGCTGAACCGGCCCGCGCCAGCAGCAATAGCTTTCAGTATCTGATGACCCAACCCGAGGATTCCGCCCTCCCGGTCCGGTGGGATCCGTGCCGCACCACCACCTGGCAGTGGAAGTCCAGCAGGAAGGTTGACCGCAAACTCACCAGAAAAGCCTTCCGTAAGATCACGGCCGTCAACGGCATGAAGTTCCGTCACAAGAAACAGGGTGGCGCGGATATCGTCATTCGGTTCGCATCGTTGCCGAACGGTGAGGCAGGCCGCGGCGGTTACGGCTCCCGCGGCTGGGACGGCTATCTCCATGTACCGACCGGTGGAACCGTCACTTACCACGTGGAGAGCAAGCGCTACGCCAAACGAGACCGACTGCACCTGATGATGCACGAGATTGGCCATGCAGTCGGACTGCACCATACCGATAGCTCGCGGGACATCATGAAGATCGGCAACTACAAGCTAGGCACGAAGTTTGGTCCGGGTGATCGCGCCGGGCTTAAGGCACTTACCCGTGGTGGTTGCGTCGAACTACCCGAGACCGCCGCGCACATATCGGCCACCGATACCGGCAACGGCACTAACGTGACCTGGCACTATCCCGGCAGCTATCCGGAGTTAGTTGATTCAGTCAGCGTCAAGGTGGGCTCGGAAAAGACCCAGCTATCGAGCCATTCCGGTACTGCCGCAGTGGCAACTTCATGTAGCCCTGGTGAACAAGTCTCGGTGCAGTTGACCTCGCCATACGGCACCACCACCGGCTACGGACACTGCTAG
- the treS gene encoding maltose alpha-D-glucosyltransferase yields MTLVNGVQVSDDPEWYRTAVLYQVHVRCFADGNGDGIGDFEGLTSRLDYIQELGATAIWLLPFYPSPLRDGGYDISDYTGIHPDYGTMADFRTFVQEAHARGLRVITEVVINHTSDQHEWFQRARNAPPDSEWRDFYVWSQTNRKYQDARIIFTDFESSNWTWDPVANSYFWHRFYSHQPDLNYDNPAVHDAVLSVVDFWLEAGVDGLRLDAVPYLYEREGTTCENLPETHEFLRKLRAHVDERFSNRMLLAEANQWPEDTRDYFGEGDECHMAFNFPVMPRMYMSVQMEDRFPLVDIIEQTPDIPKSAQWALFLRNHDELTLEMVTDEERDYMYRVFATDQRARINLGIRRRLAPLLDNDRARIRLLNGLLMSLPGTPIVYYGDEIGMGDNIYLGDRDGVRTPMQWSGDRNAGFSPANPQQLYLPVNIDPEYRYESVNVASQERNPNSLLLWMRRLIQIRQQHPAFGTGDIEFLLPSNSQVLCFLRSDDDETLLVVVNLSRFAQYVELELQDYEGFTPVELFGESEFPRIGALPYLLTLGPHAFYWFRLEPRAPGDQTHSEELPGITTTTDWEQLFHDRRSRERIENVLPEVLPERHWFAGAGRRITNVSISHDYPVPLAGNRLPGRLLVVDVSFSLGEPASYLLPVTFLPDMYAEEFLRDHPGAGLIRVTAGVDGTLAGVICDGMAEEQFTVQLLRRILTGEPLVGDHGEIRALTTSQLEPELADVPAEENSLWLWPRLLRGGQVHSTVAYGDRLILKLYRRSEDGVSPDWELGRFLTEAGDLAEIAPTLGALEMVSTGGKTRTAAVLHRYVPHEEDGWTYFLRQLGTFFEQVPTTHVRRIRETSIPPLLRASQPPQLAEEMFGAMLQNIETLAATTADMHLALATNEVDADLRPEPFTSHYQRSLYQSIRNRLRRSLNTLAGRQVDLDTRTGSLAAALFAAEADLDRLLDRVKGLHIDGLRMRIHGNYHLGQTLFDGRGFTVVDFDGLRAQTLPIRRLKRSPLRDVASMLRSLDYAALRAAEEYCDRYNVRRRRDAVFRSARYWSAVAGGSFLDNYCQRIGPDLLVEHREATDVLLRAFLIEKAAFELEHELHHRPDWLAVPIRGLLALADSESE; encoded by the coding sequence GTGACGTTGGTTAATGGCGTCCAGGTCTCGGACGATCCGGAGTGGTACCGCACCGCAGTGCTGTACCAAGTTCACGTGCGCTGTTTCGCGGACGGTAACGGTGACGGCATTGGCGACTTCGAAGGTCTGACGTCCCGGTTGGATTACATCCAGGAACTGGGCGCTACCGCTATCTGGTTGTTGCCGTTCTACCCATCGCCGTTGCGCGACGGCGGTTATGACATTTCCGACTACACCGGAATCCACCCCGACTACGGCACCATGGCCGACTTTCGAACCTTCGTGCAAGAGGCGCATGCGCGGGGGTTGCGGGTGATTACCGAGGTGGTTATCAATCACACCAGTGACCAGCATGAATGGTTTCAACGAGCCCGGAATGCCCCGCCAGACAGCGAGTGGCGCGACTTTTATGTCTGGAGTCAGACCAACCGTAAATACCAAGACGCGCGGATTATCTTTACCGATTTCGAGTCCTCCAACTGGACCTGGGACCCAGTCGCAAATTCCTACTTTTGGCACCGGTTTTACAGTCATCAACCCGACCTGAACTACGACAACCCCGCAGTACACGATGCGGTGTTGTCGGTGGTGGACTTTTGGCTAGAGGCGGGTGTAGACGGTCTGCGGTTGGATGCGGTGCCCTACCTATACGAGCGGGAAGGCACCACCTGCGAAAACCTGCCGGAGACGCACGAGTTCTTGCGGAAACTCCGCGCCCACGTCGACGAGCGATTCAGCAACCGGATGTTGTTGGCGGAAGCTAACCAGTGGCCAGAAGACACCCGCGACTACTTCGGTGAAGGCGACGAATGTCATATGGCGTTCAACTTCCCAGTGATGCCCCGGATGTACATGTCTGTTCAGATGGAAGATCGCTTTCCGCTGGTGGACATCATTGAACAGACCCCGGACATCCCCAAGTCTGCGCAGTGGGCGTTGTTCCTGCGTAACCACGACGAGTTGACGCTGGAAATGGTGACCGACGAAGAGCGCGACTACATGTACCGGGTCTTTGCCACCGACCAGCGGGCGAGGATCAACTTAGGAATTCGGCGGCGACTAGCCCCGCTCTTGGACAATGATCGGGCGCGGATTCGACTTCTCAATGGTTTGCTGATGTCCCTGCCCGGCACCCCTATCGTGTACTACGGCGATGAAATCGGGATGGGCGACAACATCTATCTCGGCGACCGGGACGGGGTCCGCACACCGATGCAATGGTCGGGCGACCGCAACGCCGGATTCTCGCCAGCCAATCCGCAACAGCTGTACCTGCCGGTGAATATCGATCCGGAATACCGCTATGAGTCGGTCAATGTGGCGTCGCAGGAACGCAACCCCAACTCACTGCTGCTGTGGATGCGGCGACTCATCCAGATACGGCAGCAACATCCAGCCTTCGGTACCGGTGATATCGAGTTTCTGCTGCCGAGTAACAGCCAAGTGTTGTGTTTCTTGCGCTCCGATGACGACGAAACGTTGCTTGTGGTCGTTAACCTCAGTCGGTTCGCTCAGTACGTAGAACTGGAGCTACAGGACTACGAGGGCTTCACTCCGGTCGAACTATTCGGTGAGTCGGAGTTTCCCCGGATTGGCGCGCTGCCGTATCTGTTGACGTTGGGGCCACATGCGTTCTACTGGTTCCGTCTGGAACCGCGTGCTCCCGGTGATCAGACTCATTCCGAGGAATTGCCCGGTATCACCACCACCACCGATTGGGAGCAACTCTTCCACGATCGTCGCTCGCGGGAACGGATAGAAAACGTGCTTCCGGAGGTGTTGCCGGAACGTCATTGGTTCGCTGGAGCCGGCCGGCGAATCACCAACGTCTCCATCTCTCACGACTATCCGGTCCCGCTGGCTGGCAACCGACTGCCGGGCCGGCTGCTGGTGGTCGATGTGAGTTTCTCCCTCGGGGAGCCAGCCAGCTACTTGCTGCCAGTGACGTTCCTACCCGATATGTATGCCGAGGAGTTTCTTCGGGATCATCCCGGCGCCGGTTTGATCCGGGTAACGGCTGGTGTGGACGGGACACTTGCCGGAGTGATTTGTGATGGGATGGCTGAGGAACAGTTCACGGTGCAACTGTTGCGACGGATTCTGACCGGAGAGCCGTTGGTGGGAGACCACGGGGAAATCAGGGCCTTAACCACCAGCCAACTGGAACCCGAACTGGCTGACGTTCCTGCCGAGGAAAACAGCCTCTGGTTGTGGCCACGGCTGCTGCGCGGTGGCCAGGTGCACTCCACGGTGGCCTACGGAGATCGACTCATCCTCAAGTTGTACCGCCGCAGCGAGGATGGGGTGAGTCCAGATTGGGAGTTGGGGCGTTTCCTCACCGAAGCTGGCGACCTCGCCGAGATCGCGCCCACGTTGGGAGCGTTGGAAATGGTGTCGACCGGCGGGAAAACTCGAACGGCCGCGGTACTGCATCGATATGTGCCGCACGAAGAAGATGGCTGGACCTATTTCCTGCGCCAGTTGGGGACATTCTTCGAACAGGTGCCAACTACCCATGTGCGGCGGATCCGGGAAACTTCAATCCCACCGCTCCTGCGAGCCTCGCAGCCACCGCAGCTGGCGGAAGAAATGTTTGGCGCGATGTTGCAGAACATCGAGACGTTGGCTGCCACCACAGCGGACATGCATTTGGCGCTAGCCACCAACGAGGTGGATGCTGACCTGCGGCCCGAGCCATTCACCAGTCACTATCAGCGGTCCCTGTATCAATCCATCCGCAACCGGTTGCGTCGTTCGTTGAACACACTGGCGGGGCGCCAAGTCGATTTGGATACGCGTACCGGATCGCTGGCGGCCGCCCTATTCGCGGCAGAAGCAGACCTGGACCGGCTGCTGGATCGAGTCAAGGGGCTGCACATCGATGGCCTGCGGATGCGGATTCATGGGAACTATCACCTAGGGCAAACACTTTTTGATGGCCGAGGTTTCACTGTCGTTGATTTCGATGGGCTGCGTGCGCAAACGCTGCCGATTCGCCGGCTGAAACGTTCGCCGTTGCGGGATGTGGCTTCCATGTTGCGCTCGTTGGACTATGCGGCACTGCGAGCAGCGGAAGAGTACTGCGATCGCTACAACGTGCGGCGGCGCCGAGACGCGGTTTTCCGGTCGGCGCGATACTGGTCTGCGGTCGCGGGGGGAAGTTTCTTAGACAACTACTGTCAGCGCATTGGTCCCGATCTACTAGTAGAGCACCGCGAAGCCACCGACGTGTTGCTGCGAGCGTTCTTGATTGAAAAAGCGGCCTTCGAACTGGAGCACGAGCTACATCACCGTCCTGACTGGCTTGCCGTTCCTATTCGTGGTCTGCTGGCGCTGGCGGATAGCGAAAGCGAATGA